The following are from one region of the Tautonia marina genome:
- a CDS encoding acyl carrier protein, translating to MNESEILDDLARVLSDFQGREYSDPIGSETRFFADLGLASIDAVVLGETLQAHYGRPLPFGELMAELGRRENRDLSMGELAAFLARYLHD from the coding sequence ATGAATGAATCCGAGATCCTTGATGATCTGGCTCGTGTCCTCTCAGATTTCCAGGGACGAGAATACTCCGATCCCATTGGTTCCGAAACTCGGTTTTTCGCCGACCTCGGCCTCGCGTCGATCGACGCGGTGGTTCTCGGGGAAACACTCCAGGCACACTATGGCCGACCACTTCCGTTCGGAGAATTGATGGCCGAGCTTGGCCGACGCGAGAATCGCGATCTGTCGATGGGTGAACTTGCCGCGTTCCTGGCCCGATACCTCCACGATTGA
- a CDS encoding alpha/beta fold hydrolase produces MPHRAVNGLRLHVQQAGEGPDVILIHGVTGDLSIWFLCRAMQALAADYRVTAFDLRGHGYSEVTPSGYTSADHAADVLALMDEIGADRARIVGHSFGAVIAAHTAVLAPDRVEAVVLSDPYFPALRHLEDVSRWGHWQNFRREAEDAGVILSDEHWYDLGQFFDQVLHLSDDDMLKFRRAVGLPGTERLLRLCQTTCGEDTKVEAGLTVDRIGSIHVPVLALYGEASPFLATADYLVEHLPDCRRALVPGARHRAPEENPEAFLAALTSFLESVDSARAMGDAQ; encoded by the coding sequence ATGCCACACCGAGCGGTCAATGGGCTCAGGCTTCACGTTCAGCAGGCCGGTGAAGGGCCTGATGTGATTCTGATTCACGGGGTCACGGGTGATCTTTCGATCTGGTTCCTTTGCCGGGCCATGCAGGCGCTTGCCGCCGATTATCGCGTCACCGCCTTTGACCTGAGAGGGCATGGCTACAGCGAGGTCACACCCTCGGGGTACACATCGGCCGATCATGCGGCCGATGTCCTCGCGCTGATGGATGAGATCGGGGCCGATCGTGCCCGGATCGTGGGGCATAGCTTCGGAGCGGTCATCGCCGCCCATACGGCCGTACTTGCGCCAGATCGAGTGGAGGCCGTGGTCCTGTCCGACCCGTATTTTCCGGCTCTGCGTCATCTGGAAGACGTGAGCCGCTGGGGCCACTGGCAAAATTTTCGTCGCGAGGCGGAAGATGCGGGAGTCATTCTTTCTGATGAACATTGGTACGATCTCGGTCAATTTTTTGATCAAGTTTTGCATTTGAGTGACGATGACATGCTGAAGTTCCGTCGGGCTGTCGGCTTGCCAGGAACGGAACGTTTGCTTCGCCTTTGTCAAACGACCTGTGGCGAGGATACGAAGGTGGAGGCAGGATTGACCGTTGACCGGATCGGTTCGATTCATGTTCCGGTGCTCGCGCTGTATGGGGAAGCCTCTCCGTTTCTGGCAACGGCCGATTATCTGGTGGAGCACTTACCCGACTGTCGGCGGGCTCTCGTACCCGGCGCGCGGCATCGGGCACCGGAAGAGAACCCCGAGGCGTTTCTGGCGGCCTTGACGAGCTTTCTGGAGTCGGTCGATTCCGCCCGGGCGATGGGAGACGCTCAATGA